From the Helicobacter pylori genome, one window contains:
- the yihA gene encoding ribosome biogenesis GTP-binding protein YihA/YsxC, whose protein sequence is MIVIKDAHFLTSSSNLSQCPASLTSEMVILGRSNVGKSTFINTLLGKNLAKSSATPGKTRLANFFSTTWEDKENALMTTFNAIDLPGFGYAKVSKSLKKEWEGFLWELLSVRVSIKLFIHLIDARHLDLEIDKNAKESIQALLRPDQAYLSLFTKFDKLNKNEQHRLFLNAPKPFLINTIHFNALSSKYPTLEIVRQTLLKYLLTNPL, encoded by the coding sequence ATGATTGTCATTAAAGACGCTCATTTCCTCACTTCTTCTAGCAATCTTTCGCAATGCCCTGCGAGCCTGACTTCTGAAATGGTCATTTTAGGGCGCAGCAATGTAGGCAAAAGCACTTTTATCAATACTCTATTAGGGAAAAATCTCGCCAAAAGCTCAGCGACGCCGGGAAAAACCCGTTTAGCGAATTTTTTTTCCACCACTTGGGAAGATAAAGAAAACGCTTTAATGACAACCTTTAATGCGATTGATTTGCCCGGGTTTGGCTACGCTAAAGTTTCTAAAAGCTTGAAAAAAGAATGGGAGGGGTTTTTATGGGAATTGTTGAGCGTTAGGGTTTCTATCAAGCTTTTTATCCATTTGATAGATGCGCGCCATTTGGATTTAGAAATTGACAAAAACGCTAAAGAAAGCATTCAAGCCCTTTTAAGGCCCGATCAAGCCTACCTCTCTCTTTTTACGAAATTTGACAAGTTGAATAAAAACGAGCAACACCGCCTTTTTTTAAACGCTCCTAAACCTTTTTTAATCAATACTATCCATTTTAACGCCCTTTCTTCAAAATACCCAACCCTTGAAATAGTGCGCCAAACCCTATTAAAATACTTGCTCACTAACCCTTTATAA
- the lptA gene encoding lipopolysaccharide transport periplasmic protein LptA: MRWWCFLVCCFGILSVMSAQKLENKGLKKERELLEITGNQFVANDKTKTAVIQGNVQIKKGKDRLFADKVSVFLNDKRKPERYEATGNTHFNIFTEDNREISGSADKLIYNALNGEYKLLQNAVVREVGKSNVITGDEIILNKTKGYADVLGSAKRPAKFVFDMEDINEENRKAKQKKKDAKAKP; encoded by the coding sequence ATGCGTTGGTGGTGTTTTTTGGTGTGTTGTTTTGGTATTTTAAGCGTGATGAGCGCTCAAAAATTAGAGAATAAAGGTTTGAAAAAAGAAAGAGAGCTTTTAGAGATCACCGGCAACCAATTTGTAGCGAACGACAAAACCAAAACCGCCGTTATTCAAGGCAATGTGCAGATCAAAAAAGGTAAAGACCGGTTGTTTGCGGATAAAGTGAGCGTGTTTTTAAACGATAAACGAAAGCCAGAACGCTATGAAGCCACAGGGAACACGCATTTTAACATCTTTACAGAGGATAATCGTGAAATCAGCGGGAGCGCTGACAAGCTCATTTATAACGCGCTGAATGGGGAATACAAATTGTTGCAAAATGCGGTGGTTAGAGAAGTGGGGAAATCTAACGTCATCACCGGCGATGAAATCATTTTAAACAAAACTAAGGGTTATGCTGATGTGTTGGGGAGCGCGAAACGGCCCGCTAAATTTGTGTTTGATATGGAAGACATTAATGAAGAAAATCGTAAGGCGAAGCAAAAAAAGAAGGACGCTAAGGCAAAACCATGA